A part of Chlorocebus sabaeus isolate Y175 chromosome 28, mChlSab1.0.hap1, whole genome shotgun sequence genomic DNA contains:
- the PTCD1 gene encoding pentatricopeptide repeat-containing protein 1, mitochondrial, with protein MNLMRLARLFSRARPMGLFVLQHLDPCSARWAGGREGLMRPVWAAFSSSSSQLPLGQEHPENTGSLGSDPSHSNSTATQEEDEEEEEESFGTLSDKYSSRRLFRKSTAQFHNLRFREQREEPEEPEPKLWRGRRNTPYWYFLQCKRLIKEGKLVEALDLFERQMLKEERVQPMESNYTVLIGGCGRVGYLRKAFKLYNQMKKRDLEPSDATYTALFNVCAESPWKDSALQSALKLRQQLQAKNIELNLKTYHALLKMAAKCADLRMCLDVFKEIIHKGHIVTEETFSFLLMGCIQDKKTGFRYALQVWRLMLSLGLQPSRDSYNLLLAAARDCGLGDPQVASELLLKPGEEATLLQPPVGRQRPTRTAQAKAGNRMSAMLHVEALERQLFLEPSQALGPPEPQEARVPGKAQPEVETKAQPSHTAALPPVALKPPPVELEVNLLTPGAVPPTVVSFGTVSTPADRLALIGGLEGFLSKMAEHRQQPDIRTLTLLAEVVESGSPAESLLLALLDKHQVEADLTFFNTLVRKKSKLGDLEGAKALLPVLAKRGLVPNLQTFCNLAIGCHRPKDGLQLLTDMKKSQVTPNTHIYSALINAAVRKLDYTYLINILKDMKQNRVPVNEVVIRQLEFAAQYPPTFDRYQGRNTYLAKIDGFRAYYKHWLTVMPAEETPHPWQKFRTKPQEDQDPGKEADVDGCTLGGR; from the exons ATGAACCTCATGAGACTCGCTAGACTGTTCTCCAGGGCCCGCCCCATGGGACTGTTCGTCCTGCAACACCTGGATCCCTGTAGCGCCAGGTGGgcgggaggcagggaggggctgaTGCGGCCAGTGTGGGCGGCCTTCAGCAGCTCCTCCTCTCAGCTGCCCCTCGGCCAGGAGCACCCGGAGAACACGGGCAGCCTGGGCTCTGACCCGAGCCACTCCAACTCCACGGCCACGCAGGAAgaagacgaggaggaggaggaggagagtttTGGGACCCTCTCTGACAAATACTCCTCCCGGAGACTATTCCGCAAATCCACAGCCCAGTTCCATAACCTGCGGTTCAGGGAACAGAGAGAGGAGCCAGAGGAACCGGAGCCCAAATTATGGCGAGGCCGGAGAAACACCCCGTACTGGTACTTCTTGCAGTGCAAACGCCTGATCAAGGAAGGGAAG CTGGTCGAAGCCCTGGACCTGTTTGAGAGGCAGATGCTGAAGGAGGAGCGAGTGCAGCCCATGGAGAGCAACTACACGGTGCTGATCGGGGGCTGCGGGCGGGTCGGCTACCTGAGGAAGGCCTTCAAGCTCTACAACCAG ATGAAAAAGCGGGACCTGGAGCCCTCAGATGCCACCTACACGGCCCTGTTCAACGTCTGTGCCGAGTCCCCCTGGAAGGACTCGGCTCTGCAGAGCGCCCTGAAGCTCCGGCAGCAGCTGCAGGCCAAAAACATCGAACTCAACTTGAAAACGTACCACGCGCTGCTGAAGATGGCTGCCAAATGTGCAGACCTTAGGATGTGCCTTGATGTGTTCAAG GAAATCATCCACAAAGGGCACATTGTCACGGAGGAGACTTTTAGTTTCCTGCTCATGGGCTGCATCCAAGACAAGAAGACGGGCTTCCGGTACGCCCTCCAG GTGTGGCGGTTGATGCTGAGTCTGGGGCTACAGCCAAGCCGGGACAGCTACAACCTGCTGTTGGCAGCAGCTCGGGACTGTGGCCTAGGGGACCCCCAGGTAGCCTCAGAGCTGCTTCTGAAGCCCGGTGAGGAGGCAACCCTGCTTCAGCCCCCAGTGGGCAGGCAGCGACCAACGAGGACAgcccaggccaaggcaggcaaccGCATGTCAGCCATGCTGCACGTGGAGGCCCTGGAGAGGCAGCTGTTTCTGGAACCTTCTCAGGCACTTGGGCCTCCAGAGCCTCAGGAAGCCAGAGTGCCCGGCAAGGCCCAGCCAGAGGTGGAAACCAAGGCACAGCCCAGCCACACCGCGGCCCTGCCCCCTGTGGCCCTGAAGCCACCTCCCGTGGAGCTGGaagtcaatctcctgacccctgGGGCCGTTCCCCCGACCGTGGTCTCCTTTGGAACAGTGAGCACCCCAGCTGACAGGCTGGCCTTAATAGGGGGCCTGGAGGGCTTCCTGAGCAAGATGGCAGAGCATAGGCAGCAGCCTGACATCAGGACCCTCACGCTACTGGCTGAGGTGGTGGAGTCCGGGAGTCCTGCAGAGTCCTTGCTGCTGGCGCTCCTGGACAAACACCAGGTGGAGGCCGACCTGACATTCTTTAACACGCTGGTGAGAAAGAAGAGCAAGCTGGGAGACCTGGAGGGGGCCAAGGCGCTGTTGCCAGTCCTGGCGAAGAGGGGCCTTGTCCCCAACCTGCAGACATTCTGCAACCTGGCCATCGGGTGCCACAGGCCGAAGGATGGTCTGCAGCTGCTCACAGACATGAAG AAGTCCCAGGTGACCCCCAACACTCACATCTACAGCGCCCTCATCAACGCAGCCGTCAGGAAGCTGGACTACACCTATCTCATCAACATCTTGAAGGACATGAAGCAGAACAGGGTCCCGGTGAACGAAGTGGTCATCCGCCAGCTGGAGTTTGCAGCCCAGTACCCTCCGACCTTTGACCGG TACCAAGGGAGGAACACCTACCTGGCGAAGATTGACGGCTTCCGAGCCTACTACAAGCATTGGTTGACAGTGATGCCTGCAGAGGAAACCCCACACCCCTGGCAGAAGTTCCGGACCAAGCCCCAGGAGGACCAGGACCCCGGCAAGGAGGCCGATGTGGACGGATGTACCCTTGGGGGCAGGTGA